CAATACAGAAAGTAAGGAGTATTCATTTATAGAGAATCCATTACAGAACCAACAGGAAAATGCAGGCCATGATGTTGCCGAGCTATTGATCAATCGAGGAGTTAATGCTGTGATTGCAGAGCGTTTTGGCTCGAAAGTGATGGCTAAATTTATCAAACTGAATATCCAGATGATTATTCCCGAATCGCCCAAAACAATAATAAAGATTATAAACCAATTAAAATTAGAATAAAATGAAAATTGCCGTGCCAACAAGAGCTTATGTTGTTGATGATCACTTTGGTCATTGCGAAGCCTATACTATATTTACAATAGGCGAGAACAAGAATATTGAAAAGATTGAGTCGTTACCATCTCCTCAGGGCTGTGGATGCAAAAGTAATATTGCCTCTGACCTGCAACAAATTGGAGTAAAAATAATGCTTGCCGGCAATATGGGCCATGGAGCATTAAATGTTTTGACTAATCACGGCATAAAGGTGTACAGGGGTTGTTCCGGTGATGTTACTGCGCTTGTCAAGAAGTTCTTAGCCGAAGGTATTAATGACTCTGGTGAAAGCTGCCATCATCATGATCTCGAAGGAGCCGACCATCAATGCAGTCATAACTGATACAATTATATAGACGATAATTAATCGTTCAAAGAACAAGGCTTCATTATCTTTTCAAGGA
This genomic interval from uncultured Bacteroides sp. contains the following:
- a CDS encoding NifB/NifX family molybdenum-iron cluster-binding protein, with product MKIAVPTRAYVVDDHFGHCEAYTIFTIGENKNIEKIESLPSPQGCGCKSNIASDLQQIGVKIMLAGNMGHGALNVLTNHGIKVYRGCSGDVTALVKKFLAEGINDSGESCHHHDLEGADHQCSHN
- a CDS encoding NifB/NifX family molybdenum-iron cluster-binding protein; protein product: MIIAISANKDNMKSLVSQHFGRCEWFCLYNTESKEYSFIENPLQNQQENAGHDVAELLINRGVNAVIAERFGSKVMAKFIKLNIQMIIPESPKTIIKIINQLKLE